A single region of the Anticarsia gemmatalis isolate Benzon Research Colony breed Stoneville strain chromosome 11, ilAntGemm2 primary, whole genome shotgun sequence genome encodes:
- the LOC142976633 gene encoding peroxidasin homolog isoform X2 — translation MTAGPIIRDNLVWNQFKCIVLLHLLFSFPCATKAQSRAPRIKEHPADTIVGRSEPATLRCVSEGKPKPTIQWYKDGSPLAPTDHPHRVLLEDGLLFLRVMRGKKENDEGVYWCVARNSVGEAVSKNATLTIAVLRDDFRTEPRDVKVASGEPATLECSSPKGVPDPGVHWTKDGQTLDVEVNGRIMVGNSGDLKILESLPSDSGVYRCIASNVAGERQSRPATLLVLRRPHFLVKPNNITALIGQNVEFHCQASPESDVSVTWSRDNGSLSPYAIIRRGSLRIDRVVATDAGTYTCRAESQAGTSVASATLTVHSLPHFTRVPSDQTAWEGEALSFPCEAEGTPQPVVFWTMEGSQELVFPKSAHGTGSLYLDRVMTQHAGRLTCVAVSAAGSALHTATLQVLRREANSFNGDLESSSPYPELTKSQNHPPMTQYELVQARRYLQQDVLALRRVEGISATTLKIVWDVLTDYNEYLEGVKIWFNGTSLNRQYVLEEDYQHFNVSYKESLADFRKYENFSMTTVHNSGSSSHVLTGLLPHAQYDVFLMPFYKLLLGKPSNLRSGFTEEDVPSEPPQSVTAGVINATSAWIRWDPPPPHTWNGELSGYLIEVRVGGSTGGRVVGQMSMGARTRAAAASSLRAGGRYSARAAAVTRRGHGPFSAPAHIHMLPTQSQRHYVQTEPATDKAIMSMFQETWLLALCFTLLVLILVGTGVIVFIRRRQSKQRKNQNTTGKEAVWLRERPIFEGSNEPRIEILNCHQSLLHGGHSIGTMAMEAEYSLPQHTNVMNPIQEEVQRRIQPEPYASSAIYTELNYQDHTDAEDSCMKCAVSPGSYDNSMVRSFGESNQYSNEECSTCCRSSSSTLTKDYSEMTKCGNDDEMQDMSIEDCPSCKTNHSRSSSHHDANKEWAMAEVEYDYPQWHWLGRENTFRQNNQDMRYASEGRSDQDCRMNLCDILPPPPYERESPYREMHAFTNHSGTSGCSGHTYRS, via the exons ATGACCGCGGGCCCAATTATAAGAGATAATCTCGTATGGAACCAGTTCAAGTGTATAGTGCTTTTGCATCTTTTGTTCAGCTTCCCGTGTGCGACAAaag CTCAAAGTCGCGCCCCACGCATAAAGGAGCACCCAGCTGACACGATAGTAGGCAGGAGTGAGCCTGCTACTCTAAGGTGCGTTTCTGAAGGAAAGCCGAAGCCGACTATCCAGTGGTACAAAGATGGATCACCTCTTGCACCCACTGATCACCCCCACAGGGTTTTACTCGAAGATGGACTGCTGTTTCTTAG GGTTATGCGAGGTAAGAAGGAAAACGATGAGGGTGTGTACTGGTGCGTCGCACGCAATTCGGTCGGTGAAGCGGTCAGCAAGAACGCAACACTCACTATTGCCG TTCTCCGAGACGACTTCAGAACTGAACCACGAGATGTGAAAGTAGCTAGTGGCGAGCCCGCCACGCTAGAGTGCTCCTCCCCTAAGGGCGTCCCCGACCCAGGCGTGCACTGGACTAAAGACGGACAAACTTTAGACGTAGAAGTTAACGGGAG gATTATGGTAGGGAATAGCGGTGATTTAAAAATACTCGAAAGTCTTCCATCGGATAGTGGTGTATATAGATGTATAGCTTCAAACGTGGCTGGTGAAAGACAATCGCGTCCTGCGACATTGCTCGTGTTACGCCGACCACATTTTCTAGTGAAACCTAATAACATAACGGCACTAATAGGCCAGAACGTAGAGTTTCATTGTCAG GCATCGCCTGAATCCGACGTCTCGGTAACATGGTCTCGCGACAATGGCTCGCTATCGCCGTACGCGATCATTCGTCGGGGATCTCTGAGAATAGATAGAGTTGTAGCTACCGACGCTGGCACGTATACTTGCCGAGCTGAGAGCCAAGCGGGGACCAGTGTTGCCAGTGCTACACTTACTGTTCATT CTCTACCTCATTTCACCCGAGTGCCTTCAGACCAAACAGCATGGGAGGGAGAAGCTTTATCCTTTCCATGTGAAGCTGAGGGTACACCGCAACCCGTTGTTTTTTGGACCATGGAAGGATCTCAG gaattgGTGTTTCCTAAGTCAGCTCATGGTACTGGGTCTTTATATTTAGACAGAGTTATGACGCAACACGCCGGTCGTTTGACTTGTGTTGCTGTGAGCGCAGCGGGTAGTGCTTTACACACGGCTACCTTACAG GTGTTGCGAAGAGAAGCTAATTCTTTTAATGGGGATCTGGAATCGTCGTCACCTTATCCAGAGTTGACAAAATCCCAGAATCATCCACCAATGACCCAATATGAGCTAGTACAAGCTCGTAGATATTTACAGCAAGATGTTTTAGCCTTAAGAAGAGTTGAAGGAATATCTGCCACTACGTTGAAAATTGTTTGGGAT GTTCTGACAGATTACAACGAATATTTAGAAGGTGTAAAAATATGGTTCAATGGAACTTCGCTCAATCGACAATACGTTTTAGAAGAAGACTATCAGCATTTCAATGTATCTTATAAAGAAAGTTTAGCAGACTTTAGGAAATATGAAAACTTCTCAATGACAACCGTTCACAATAGCGGTTCTTCTAGTCACGTTTTAACTGGATTACTTCCACATGCTCAATACGATGTGTTCCTAATGccgttttataaattattgttggGTAAACCTTCCAATTTGAGAAGTGGTTTCACTGAAGAGGATG TACCATCGGAGCCACCGCAAAGCGTCACAGCGGGAGTGATAAATGCGACGTCAGCGTGGATTCGGTGGGATCCGCCGCCCCCGCATACATGGAACGGCGAACTTTCCGGCTATTTG aTTGAAGTGCGCGTAGGTGGTAGTACAGGCGGTCGCGTGGTCGGTCAGATGTCAATGGGAGCTCGTACGAGAGCAGCCGCGGCAAGTTCCTTGCGTGCTGGTGGACGGTACAGTGCTCGCGCTGCTGCAGTCACGCGCCGAGGACATGGACCTTTCAGTGCGCCAGCGCATATACACATGCTGCCTACACAGTCGCAAAGACACTATGTCCA gaCGGAGCCAGCGACAGACAAGGCAATAATGTCCATGTTCCAAGAAACATGGTTGCTAGCATTGTGTTTCACATTACTAGTATTAATATTAGTAGGCACTGGGGTGATTGTATTCATCAGGCGGAGGCAGTCTAAGCAGaggaaaaatcaaaatacgaCTG GTAAAGAGGCAGTTTGGCTCAGAGAAAGGCCTATATTTGAAGGCTCAAATGAACCTAGAATAGAAATTTTGAATTGCCACCAGAGCCTTTTGCATG gTGGTCATTCAATAGGCACTATGGCAATGGAAGCCGAGTACAGTCTTCCACAACACACAAACGTTATGAATCCAATACAAGAAGAAGTGCAAAGGAGGATACAACCGGAGCCTTATGCATCCAGTGCTATTTACACAGAATTAAATTACCAG GATCACACGGACGCAGAAGACTCATGCATGAAGTGTGCCGTAAGTCCAGGCTCTTACGACAACAGCATGGTCAGATCATTCGGAGAAAGTAATCAATACTCAAATGAAGAATGTTCCACATGCTGTCGCAGCAGTAGTTCAACACTCACTAAAGACTACAGCGAAATGACAAAATGTGGGAACGATGATGAGATGCAAGACATGTCTATAGAAGATTGTCCGTCTTGTAAAACAAATCATTCAAGATCTTCCAGCCATCATGACGCCAATAAAGAATGGGCTATGGCTGAAGTCGAATACGATTACCCCCAATGGCATTGGCTAGGCAGGGAAAACACTTTTAGGCAGAACAATCAAGATATGAGATATGCTAGTGAAGGAAGGAGCGACCAGGATTGTAGAATGaatttatgtgatattttgcCGCCGCCGCCTTACGAAAG GGAATCACCATATCGCGAGATGCACGCATTCACCAATCACTCAGGGACATCAGGTTGTTCAGGTCATACGTATCgaagttaa
- the LOC142976633 gene encoding peroxidasin homolog isoform X1, giving the protein MTAGPIIRDNLVWNQFKCIVLLHLLFSFPCATKAQSRAPRIKEHPADTIVGRSEPATLRCVSEGKPKPTIQWYKDGSPLAPTDHPHRVLLEDGLLFLRVMRGKKENDEGVYWCVARNSVGEAVSKNATLTIAVLRDDFRTEPRDVKVASGEPATLECSSPKGVPDPGVHWTKDGQTLDVEVNGRIMVGNSGDLKILESLPSDSGVYRCIASNVAGERQSRPATLLVLRRPHFLVKPNNITALIGQNVEFHCQASPESDVSVTWSRDNGSLSPYAIIRRGSLRIDRVVATDAGTYTCRAESQAGTSVASATLTVHSLPHFTRVPSDQTAWEGEALSFPCEAEGTPQPVVFWTMEGSQELVFPKSAHGTGSLYLDRVMTQHAGRLTCVAVSAAGSALHTATLQVLRREANSFNGDLESSSPYPELTKSQNHPPMTQYELVQARRYLQQDVLALRRVEGISATTLKIVWDVLTDYNEYLEGVKIWFNGTSLNRQYVLEEDYQHFNVSYKESLADFRKYENFSMTTVHNSGSSSHVLTGLLPHAQYDVFLMPFYKLLLGKPSNLRSGFTEEDVPSEPPQSVTAGVINATSAWIRWDPPPPHTWNGELSGYLIEVRVGGSTGGRVVGQMSMGARTRAAAASSLRAGGRYSARAAAVTRRGHGPFSAPAHIHMLPTQSQRHYVQTEPATDKAIMSMFQETWLLALCFTLLVLILVGTGVIVFIRRRQSKQRKNQNTTGTAIVNAQQCLLGKEAVWLRERPIFEGSNEPRIEILNCHQSLLHGGHSIGTMAMEAEYSLPQHTNVMNPIQEEVQRRIQPEPYASSAIYTELNYQDHTDAEDSCMKCAVSPGSYDNSMVRSFGESNQYSNEECSTCCRSSSSTLTKDYSEMTKCGNDDEMQDMSIEDCPSCKTNHSRSSSHHDANKEWAMAEVEYDYPQWHWLGRENTFRQNNQDMRYASEGRSDQDCRMNLCDILPPPPYERESPYREMHAFTNHSGTSGCSGHTYRS; this is encoded by the exons ATGACCGCGGGCCCAATTATAAGAGATAATCTCGTATGGAACCAGTTCAAGTGTATAGTGCTTTTGCATCTTTTGTTCAGCTTCCCGTGTGCGACAAaag CTCAAAGTCGCGCCCCACGCATAAAGGAGCACCCAGCTGACACGATAGTAGGCAGGAGTGAGCCTGCTACTCTAAGGTGCGTTTCTGAAGGAAAGCCGAAGCCGACTATCCAGTGGTACAAAGATGGATCACCTCTTGCACCCACTGATCACCCCCACAGGGTTTTACTCGAAGATGGACTGCTGTTTCTTAG GGTTATGCGAGGTAAGAAGGAAAACGATGAGGGTGTGTACTGGTGCGTCGCACGCAATTCGGTCGGTGAAGCGGTCAGCAAGAACGCAACACTCACTATTGCCG TTCTCCGAGACGACTTCAGAACTGAACCACGAGATGTGAAAGTAGCTAGTGGCGAGCCCGCCACGCTAGAGTGCTCCTCCCCTAAGGGCGTCCCCGACCCAGGCGTGCACTGGACTAAAGACGGACAAACTTTAGACGTAGAAGTTAACGGGAG gATTATGGTAGGGAATAGCGGTGATTTAAAAATACTCGAAAGTCTTCCATCGGATAGTGGTGTATATAGATGTATAGCTTCAAACGTGGCTGGTGAAAGACAATCGCGTCCTGCGACATTGCTCGTGTTACGCCGACCACATTTTCTAGTGAAACCTAATAACATAACGGCACTAATAGGCCAGAACGTAGAGTTTCATTGTCAG GCATCGCCTGAATCCGACGTCTCGGTAACATGGTCTCGCGACAATGGCTCGCTATCGCCGTACGCGATCATTCGTCGGGGATCTCTGAGAATAGATAGAGTTGTAGCTACCGACGCTGGCACGTATACTTGCCGAGCTGAGAGCCAAGCGGGGACCAGTGTTGCCAGTGCTACACTTACTGTTCATT CTCTACCTCATTTCACCCGAGTGCCTTCAGACCAAACAGCATGGGAGGGAGAAGCTTTATCCTTTCCATGTGAAGCTGAGGGTACACCGCAACCCGTTGTTTTTTGGACCATGGAAGGATCTCAG gaattgGTGTTTCCTAAGTCAGCTCATGGTACTGGGTCTTTATATTTAGACAGAGTTATGACGCAACACGCCGGTCGTTTGACTTGTGTTGCTGTGAGCGCAGCGGGTAGTGCTTTACACACGGCTACCTTACAG GTGTTGCGAAGAGAAGCTAATTCTTTTAATGGGGATCTGGAATCGTCGTCACCTTATCCAGAGTTGACAAAATCCCAGAATCATCCACCAATGACCCAATATGAGCTAGTACAAGCTCGTAGATATTTACAGCAAGATGTTTTAGCCTTAAGAAGAGTTGAAGGAATATCTGCCACTACGTTGAAAATTGTTTGGGAT GTTCTGACAGATTACAACGAATATTTAGAAGGTGTAAAAATATGGTTCAATGGAACTTCGCTCAATCGACAATACGTTTTAGAAGAAGACTATCAGCATTTCAATGTATCTTATAAAGAAAGTTTAGCAGACTTTAGGAAATATGAAAACTTCTCAATGACAACCGTTCACAATAGCGGTTCTTCTAGTCACGTTTTAACTGGATTACTTCCACATGCTCAATACGATGTGTTCCTAATGccgttttataaattattgttggGTAAACCTTCCAATTTGAGAAGTGGTTTCACTGAAGAGGATG TACCATCGGAGCCACCGCAAAGCGTCACAGCGGGAGTGATAAATGCGACGTCAGCGTGGATTCGGTGGGATCCGCCGCCCCCGCATACATGGAACGGCGAACTTTCCGGCTATTTG aTTGAAGTGCGCGTAGGTGGTAGTACAGGCGGTCGCGTGGTCGGTCAGATGTCAATGGGAGCTCGTACGAGAGCAGCCGCGGCAAGTTCCTTGCGTGCTGGTGGACGGTACAGTGCTCGCGCTGCTGCAGTCACGCGCCGAGGACATGGACCTTTCAGTGCGCCAGCGCATATACACATGCTGCCTACACAGTCGCAAAGACACTATGTCCA gaCGGAGCCAGCGACAGACAAGGCAATAATGTCCATGTTCCAAGAAACATGGTTGCTAGCATTGTGTTTCACATTACTAGTATTAATATTAGTAGGCACTGGGGTGATTGTATTCATCAGGCGGAGGCAGTCTAAGCAGaggaaaaatcaaaatacgaCTG GAACAGCAATAGTTAATGCTCAACAATGCCTTTTAGGTAAAGAGGCAGTTTGGCTCAGAGAAAGGCCTATATTTGAAGGCTCAAATGAACCTAGAATAGAAATTTTGAATTGCCACCAGAGCCTTTTGCATG gTGGTCATTCAATAGGCACTATGGCAATGGAAGCCGAGTACAGTCTTCCACAACACACAAACGTTATGAATCCAATACAAGAAGAAGTGCAAAGGAGGATACAACCGGAGCCTTATGCATCCAGTGCTATTTACACAGAATTAAATTACCAG GATCACACGGACGCAGAAGACTCATGCATGAAGTGTGCCGTAAGTCCAGGCTCTTACGACAACAGCATGGTCAGATCATTCGGAGAAAGTAATCAATACTCAAATGAAGAATGTTCCACATGCTGTCGCAGCAGTAGTTCAACACTCACTAAAGACTACAGCGAAATGACAAAATGTGGGAACGATGATGAGATGCAAGACATGTCTATAGAAGATTGTCCGTCTTGTAAAACAAATCATTCAAGATCTTCCAGCCATCATGACGCCAATAAAGAATGGGCTATGGCTGAAGTCGAATACGATTACCCCCAATGGCATTGGCTAGGCAGGGAAAACACTTTTAGGCAGAACAATCAAGATATGAGATATGCTAGTGAAGGAAGGAGCGACCAGGATTGTAGAATGaatttatgtgatattttgcCGCCGCCGCCTTACGAAAG GGAATCACCATATCGCGAGATGCACGCATTCACCAATCACTCAGGGACATCAGGTTGTTCAGGTCATACGTATCgaagttaa